A region of Fibrobacter succinogenes subsp. succinogenes S85 DNA encodes the following proteins:
- the fabF gene encoding beta-ketoacyl-ACP synthase II: MENVVITGMGCVSSLGNSPELLWQNLLQGKSGIAPIQRFDASAYTSRMASEIREFDASEIYSTRDQSRFSRCIQYAVYSAFQALKMAGISPENENPERCGAIIGSSIGGLQYCYDAAVALSNRGPSRVSPFYIPMAIVNMPAGEVCNKTGWMGPSYTVTSACATSNHSIANAYDMIRLGRCDVMLAGGADETVNPLSLAGFTSMKAVSKRNDAPEQASRPFDKDRDGFVIGEGAAVLVLESESHAKARGANILARIAGVGASSDAHHISAPRPDGKGVMLAMANAMKEAGIEAKDISYINTHGTSTPLGDIAECSAIETLFKQSSASALENLKVNSSKSMIGHCLGAAGALESVVTIMSVMNQKIHGTLNVFEQDPEIHLDVCANGAVNQKIDYAMSNGFGFGGQNGVIIFARN, from the coding sequence ATGGAAAATGTTGTTATTACAGGTATGGGCTGCGTTTCCTCTCTTGGAAACTCCCCCGAATTATTGTGGCAGAACTTGCTCCAGGGCAAGTCTGGCATCGCTCCCATTCAGCGTTTCGACGCTTCGGCTTACACTTCTCGCATGGCTAGCGAAATCCGTGAGTTCGACGCTTCGGAAATCTATAGCACCAGAGACCAGTCCAGGTTCTCCCGCTGCATCCAGTATGCCGTTTACTCGGCATTCCAGGCCTTGAAGATGGCTGGCATCTCTCCGGAAAACGAAAATCCAGAACGTTGCGGTGCTATCATTGGTAGCAGTATCGGTGGTTTGCAGTATTGCTATGATGCCGCTGTGGCTCTCAGCAATCGTGGTCCGTCCCGCGTTTCCCCGTTCTATATTCCGATGGCCATCGTGAATATGCCGGCTGGTGAAGTTTGCAACAAGACTGGCTGGATGGGACCGTCCTACACGGTCACTTCCGCTTGCGCAACTTCCAACCACTCCATCGCCAATGCCTATGACATGATTCGTCTCGGCCGCTGCGATGTGATGCTCGCTGGTGGTGCCGACGAAACGGTGAACCCGCTCAGCCTCGCTGGCTTTACCAGCATGAAGGCCGTCAGCAAGCGCAATGACGCTCCGGAACAGGCTTCCCGCCCGTTCGACAAGGATCGCGATGGTTTCGTGATCGGTGAAGGCGCAGCAGTCCTTGTGCTCGAAAGCGAATCTCACGCTAAGGCTCGTGGTGCAAATATTCTCGCCCGTATCGCTGGTGTCGGTGCTAGCTCTGACGCTCACCACATCTCCGCTCCGCGTCCGGATGGCAAGGGTGTGATGCTCGCAATGGCCAATGCCATGAAGGAAGCTGGCATCGAAGCTAAGGATATTAGCTATATTAACACTCACGGTACATCCACACCGCTCGGTGACATTGCAGAATGCTCTGCCATCGAAACACTCTTCAAGCAGTCCTCTGCATCGGCTCTCGAAAACCTCAAGGTCAATTCGTCCAAGTCCATGATCGGCCACTGCCTGGGTGCTGCAGGTGCTCTCGAATCCGTCGTGACCATCATGTCTGTGATGAACCAGAAGATTCATGGTACACTCAACGTGTTCGAACAGGATCCGGAAATTCATCTCGATGTCTGTGCAAATGGTGCTGTCAACCAGAAGATTGACTACGCTATGAGCAACGGCTTTGGCTTCGGAGGCCAAAATGGAGTTATCATTTTCGCGAGGAATTAA